CTTACCGGTTACAAGTCACCATAGCCAAATGAACGGACGAGAACTGTACGACATAGTTTCCGTTTGTGCAAGCGACTGAGAAATACGAGTTATCCTTTGTCGCTCGAGGACCCCCTTTAACAGTGGTTTTACTTGTTGCACATCTCTTTTTGCAaccttttctttcgtgtgTCTTCTTGCAGAAATCCTTGGTTCGCCGTCCGAAACCACTCTGGGCCTTCAGCTTGCACAGCGTGTAGCCGAGTCACTTCTGCCCCGCGGGTCGCCAGTTCCAGACACTCCGTCAACCGTGAAATGGATTTTGCAGTGGACTCCCGTTGTTTTTTATGGATGTATTTTTTTTCGAATTCTGCCGTGTACAGCCAGGGTGCCCCGCGGAGCCGCGTCGTTGTCCGTTGCTGTGCACAAGGTCACCCGTAAGTCAGTGTTCACCCTTGAGACGGGAGGCCCGCAAAAAAGGAGCCGTTTCCAACTCTTCACTTTCGTTCTTTGAGATGTAGCTGCAGGACACGTCGCCTGTTCATGCCACGTGACCTTTGTGGCCCTATTCGAGGACCAGTAGACTCGCAGCCCACCCTCCCCGggccgccgcctctcttgtGCTTTGGGGAAGTGGTCACCTCCCGgaggctgtgtgtgtgtgtgtgtggagtACCGagtgctttctctttttcccgaaGCTCCCGCCGTGGGGTTTTCTCCATTTTTCGGTCGCCATGATTTCCTTTCCGGCGTCGCACACTCCACCCTCCGCATTCGCTCTCGgttcgccgccgcctcggaaCGTCGCCTCGTCTGCAGAAACCCTGACAGGGGAGGCGATGTCGACTGCTCCGCCCCGCGCCGCACcagcctcgtctctgccgtcttcccAGTCTTCTGCGGCTTCGGCCGTCGCGGCCGCTGCGGTGACATCTCCCATagccgcgttttcccgacGATGCTTCTTGGACTCGTTAAGCACGCTAGTGGGGCGAAAGTTCCTTCTGCTGGATGAGAAACTCGCGGGTCCGTTGTCGCTTTTGGTGGATGCCCCGACTCTCCAGCAGCACGGCGTAGATCGCTGCTATCCGTTGCGGGCGTTTCCCGTGCCCGCGaattctctctctgcgggagccgccgcagcgccgttcgtcctcttcgtttgTCGCCCCCGTCTggcgcttctgcctctgcttGTCCAGCACATCCATTTCATCGAAAAGACCTACCAGCCGACGCAGCCgccgtccctttcttcgtcctccgtctcgcccttctcgtccttcccgCCCCCGtcctgcttctcgccgtcaGGGCGACACTACGTGGTGCTCTTCATTCCGTCGTCTTCAGACTTCTTGGCCAGCGAACTGCGACGGCTCCTCTCAAatccgccgcctctgcctgcctcggtGACCTCCGCGTCAGCATCTTCTTCGCTCATGTCCAATCTGAGCAGCCTTCCCGCAGCTCTCACGAACTCGCTTCTCTTCAACGCGCCAGGGGGCTCCACCCCAGCGACTTCGTCCACGCTTCAACTCAACCTCGAAAGCACAACCGTGGCGGGCTGCCCGATCtacttctttcctctcgctccggatgtgctgtctctggagctcCAGAACTCGTTTCGCGACATCCACGTCTTTGGCGACCCTTCCCcgtgcctgcatgcggccgcCGCCGTCCAGCTGTTGCAGCAGGAGCTGCAACAGAACTCGGTCATTCCGCATTTGCGGTGTCTCGGCAGCGCCGCCAAGACCGTCGCTGACCATCTCATTCAGCagcggaaggagaagcaggcggcggcgcagcagcAGGCCCTATggggcgaggccgcagcTTCGGGGAGTGCCTTGTGGGCCACGAGCGGCGGCAGGACAGGCGGCGTCTTTGGCGCCGACAGCAGGGGCGTTTTccacggcgaagacggaagtGAAGAGCTGCTGGAGCACCTCGCGCCGGTCGCTCCCCCCGTGCGCTTTGCCTTGAGTCCGGAAGATCTGGGAAGCCCTCTAGAGACACCTGACGACGGGCCAGGCTCCCAGCCCCACCGGGCGGGCGACGAAGCGTCCAAGGCCGCAGCGTCTCCCGCgagcgcaggcgccgacggGGAAAACCGGAGGAGCGGATCGTCCACGTCGAGCAAAGCAGGAAGCGCTTcagagggaaaggcgggcgacgcagagacatcGAGCCTGGGACAGGGCGCCGGGGCCGATTTCGCAGAGTCCGGGCGTGATCCGGCTCAGCCCACAGGCAACAGAGGCTcttcggagacagccgcgctGCGGCAGGCGGGAAGAAGTGCGACGGCGGGTGCCAGGCCTGCAGTCCACGTCGACATGCTTGTTCTCGTCGACCGTCGCTCGGACCTGGTTACGCCCTTGTGCTCGGCCTTCACCTACGAGGCGCTCCTCGACGTGGTCTTCGGCATTGATTCCGCGGCCGTGGAAGTACCGCAGCAACTCCTCCAGCAGAAGCAAGCGAGCGGGGAGGCCGGAGCAGCGGCTCCAGGGTCGAAGGCGCATCCGGTCTTGCTCCCCGGCGGGCGCCGCCAGAAAGTTCCTCTGTCGTCCGACGGCCTCTTTGCGACGCTGCGCGACCTCCACCAGTCGGCTGTCGGCGCGCACCTCCATCGCGTGGCCAATGAAATTCAGCAGACCtacaaagagaaggacgagctGCGGTCCATTCAGGAGATTTCCGTCTTCATGAACAAGTTCAAAGTGAAGCAGCAGGAGCACTCGTCCCTGTCGCTCCACGTCCgactcgcctccttcctcgcctccgtgGCGAAGGACCCGGCCTTCTTCAGGCGCCTCACGCTCGAAGACGAACTGCTGCAGTCCGCCGGCAGCGCGACGAGCTCCAGCTCTGGAGCGACGCTCAGCGCCGCACTCCTGACTGAACTGGACAACATGATAGACGCCACCGCCCCGTCAGGCGGCCTCTGGTGGACCACGCCTGGGGCGACTCCGCGGGGCTCCGGCCCCGGCGCTCTCGGGCTCGGCGACAGCTCTGCAGtgggtgtctccgtccaTCCGGCCAAGCCCGCAGCGGCGCCGTGCGTCGAGGACGTGTatcgtctcctctgtctcgcttcagTCGTCAACGGCGGTCTCAAAGGCAAGCAACTCGAAGGCCTCCGAAAAGGGTTGATTCACCAGCACGGCCTCCGCGAAGCCGTACGCATGTCCCACCTCCAAAAGGCGGGCCTTCTGCGGCAGGCCGACGGCGTCGGCGGAGCGGGAGGCAGCGCGGCTGGAAGCTGGAAGGCGCTGAAAAAAGACTGCAAGTTGCTTGTCGACGAGGAACAGTCCGTCGACGACATTGCCTACGCGTGCTCAGGATATGCGCCCCTGTCCGTACGGTAAGGAGGAACGCAGCCCCTGTTCGAAACGCAGTGAAGCCTGCCTTCGTACGCAGGCGTGCACCGGTGTACaccacgcgcatgcacgaacATTCGCCGGatctggagagacacacattCAGATGCAAAATGTGTCCAGGGGTGCGCTGCTCGCCTGGCATGCGACGAACAGAAGGCAACCTAGAGAGAATGACAGAAAGCTGCTCGGCTATATGCACCAGGCTCACGCGTTGCTGACtacctgtctctcgtctctcctctgcatgcacgtccCTGCGGGCGCCTGCGAAAGACCGGTAAATAGCGTCGCAGTCCCCAGAGTGACCATGCCGGTCGTCGCGCGCCCAGCGCAAGGCTTTGAGACTGGGACTGCGACGCCCGCGTGCGCTGGCTGACGGAAGGTCGTGTACGCGCTTTCGACGAGCGtgcgtcgcttcctgccTACGCGGCGACATCTGGACGCAAGCGCAGAACCCAAGCGCGCACATTTCGGTCCTTTCAGGAGAGCTCGGCTGCGTTCCGGGCTCAGTGGATACGTGGCGGGAGGGAGGCCTGtagtgagagagagagaacgtggGGTAGCATCGACTCAGAGAAAGTcccgagaaaggaaaccagcgcagagacacctTCAGGGGAGAAGGCTGACGCCCCGTTTGGGCCTCTTTgtctgtgcgtgtgtgcacgcgtttgtctctctcagtctcctTCAGTTCCTGCACGATCAGCCGAACGGCTGGCGGTCGATCCCGCACATTTTGTCTCAGCTGTGGGGACCTGCGATGGAGGTCCGCCAGCAGCAACCCTCGCCGATCGACTCGCTCCAGGCTCTGCAGCAGCCACTTCAACGGCGCCAGCAAAGAGACGCGTCTcccgacggcgacggctccGTGGAAACGGTCATGGTCATGTATCTTGGCGGCGTCACCTACGCGGAAATCGCTGCGATTCGTAGACTGAACGAGATGGAGATCGTCAAGCAGCAGCAATTTCAAGAGCAGGAACGGCGGGCACATCAAGGGGCGCCAGCAGCCAAGCCGCCCCCGCGTCGACGGTATATCATTGTGACGACGGAGATCATTAACTACAGAAAGTTGATTGCGAGTtgtggagaagacgcagaagacccCTGCGAGCGTTTTCTGTGGCAGGCGCGAGAGTGCGAGGCGTGACGACCTCACGTGCCTCAAAAACGCCTCGGTAAAGAGAGGCCTTCAGGACTCGCAACTCAGAACTTTAGTCGCAGACAACGCACTGCTCAGTTCCGACAAACCACATCTCTCTGTCGACTCAGCCCGCAGCCGCTCCGGAAGACTGACGTCGACTTGGTCTTGTGTTCAGATCGAATCTTTGCATATATGCCGCTCTacagggaaacgaggaatgGGATCGACGAACGCTCGCTCCTCCCAGTAAAAGGATGCCGAGCCGTAGCGATGTTTCCGTACAGtgaaaacacgagaaaatCTACGCGAGCTCAGGACCGAACTGCTGCTTCCACCGTGGGACCGCTTATGTGGTCCATCTTCACAGCCAGTAGGCATGCAGGGAGACTGGAGGTTTCTAGGTCGAGTGTCTTCTGATGGTGGTCCGTTGTCTTGAATGCTGGGGGCAACAGGGAGACACTTCGTCGCACCCGTCCAGCATTTTAGACCCGTCACCCCTCTCGCGGAAAGTCTACTCTGGACGGACTCTGGAAAGGCTCTGGCGTTCGCTCTCACGCTTCCTTTTCTATTCGCTAATCCTTTAGATGCTCCTGTCGAAGAGACGACAGTTTGTTCACTTGTGCAGACTTCACGCTTTCTCTTGTGGCCCGTGCGTCAAGCGATGCGCCGCCAGAGAGGGTGTCGGCCATCATTACCCGGCAAAAGCACTTCAGCCGCGCGAGTCGATCAAAGTGCCACCGTTTTTTTCGATTCCGCGGAGCCACCAccggaaggagaagaggtGAACAGAGGTTGCACATGAGTTCAAAAACAAGAAAGTTCGGTCCACGAGGGAGCGTTTCGAACGGGGACGCAATCACACTGGAACAGCATTTGCGATTTCTGCCTTCTGTGCacggcgtttccttcgcgctTCCTTGAAAGCCTTTGTGTATTCTTCGTGTTGTTCAGCTTTCTCGTCGAAGCCGATTTCATtcaaaaacaaaagagacTTCTGCACGACCTTGCTGTAATTGCTCAGGAACTTCAAAACATCCTGCTCATTTATCGACGAGAGCGGCTGCAACTGAGTGTTGATCAGTGCCTCGATCCGGTGGACAGCTCTGACAGACTTGGGGTCCTACGGAAAAGAACCACAAAAacgcaaaaaagagaacaaAATAGGTGTCGCTGATCTCCAGAAGCACTCGCCAGATGCAcgacgtctctctccgctgcccAGCACAGATTCTAGAGCGTTTTTCGAGTCGGAACGGTCTCGACATCCAAAGTAGACTACACAGGAACGAAGGACCGCCCTCTTCCGCAAAGCACACGGTGCGCCGCCGAG
This region of Neospora caninum Liverpool complete genome, chromosome Ia genomic DNA includes:
- a CDS encoding putative sec1 family domain-containing protein, translated to MISFPASHTPPSAFALGSPPPRNVASSAETLTGEAMSTAPPRAAPASSLPSSQSSAASAVAAAAVTSPIAAFSRRCFLDSLSTLVGRKFLLLDEKLAGPLSLLVDAPTLQQHGVDRCYPLRAFPVPANSLSAGAAAAPFVLFVCRPRLALLPLLVQHIHFIEKTYQPTQPPSLSSSSVSPFSSFPPPSCFSPSGRHYVVLFIPSSSDFLASELRRLLSNPPPLPASVTSASASSSLMSNLSSLPAALTNSLLFNAPGGSTPATSSTLQLNLESTTVAGCPIYFFPLAPDVLSLELQNSFRDIHVFGDPSPCLHAAAAVQLLQQELQQNSVIPHLRCLGSAAKTVADHLIQQRKEKQAAAQQQALWGEAAASGSALWATSGGRTGGVFGADSRGVFHGEDGSEELLEHLAPVAPPVRFALSPEDLGSPLETPDDGPGSQPHRAGDEASKAAASPASAGADGENRRSGSSTSSKAGSASEGKAGDAETSSLGQGAGADFAESGRDPAQPTGNRGSSETAALRQAGRSATAGARPAVHVDMLVLVDRRSDLVTPLCSAFTYEALLDVVFGIDSAAVEVPQQLLQQKQASGEAGAAAPGSKAHPVLLPGGRRQKVPLSSDGLFATLRDLHQSAVGAHLHRVANEIQQTYKEKDELRSIQEISVFMNKFKVKQQEHSSLSLHVRLASFLASVAKDPAFFRRLTLEDELLQSAGSATSSSSGATLSAALLTELDNMIDATAPSGGLWWTTPGATPRGSGPGALGLGDSSAVGVSVHPAKPAAAPCVEDVYRLLCLASVVNGGLKGKQLEGLRKGLIHQHGLREAVRMSHLQKAGLLRQADGVGGAGGSAAGSWKALKKDCKLLVDEEQSVDDIAYACSGYAPLSVRLLQFLHDQPNGWRSIPHILSQLWGPAMEVRQQQPSPIDSLQALQQPLQRRQQRDASPDGDGSVETVMVMYLGGVTYAEIAAIRRLNEMEIVKQQQFQEQERRAHQGAPAAKPPPRRRYIIVTTEIINYRKLIASCGEDAEDPCERFLWQARECEA